Sequence from the Sphingomonas koreensis genome:
GCGACAATCTCAGCCAGCCCTTCGTCGATCTCGGCCTTGGCGATACGCTGCCAGGCGGCGGGACGGCGTCGCGGCTGCCGAGCTGGACGCCCGTCGCGCCTGGCGAGATCTTCCTCGATCAGCGCGACGAGGATGGCGAAGAGCATGCGTTGCCCGTCCACCCGGTGCTCCGCCGTGGATCGACCTTCCTCGTGTTCCGGAAGCTTGAACAGGATGTCCCGGGCTTCCGATCGTATCTCGGCCGTCAGCGGCCCGGCGATCCACAGGCGCAGGACGCGCTCGGTGCCCAGATGGTCGGCCGGTGGAAGAATGGCGCATCGCTCGTCGCTGCCCCTTGGCACCAGCCGCATGTCGATGCCGATGCGGAGGGTACGCTCAATGATTTCCGCTATGCGGCCGATGATCCGGACGGCAGACGCTGTCCGCTGGGCGCGCATGTTCGCCGCTCCAATCCGCGCGACATCGGGGGGCGCAACGATGTGCGGCGGCATCGTATCCTTCGGCGCGGCATCAGCTATGGCGGTCCTCTGCTGCCCGAGAATTCCGCGGGGGATGGCGAGAAGCGCGGGATGCTGTTTGTCGCCGCCAATGCGCGGATCGACCTGCAGTTCGAGGTGATCCAGGCGGACTGGATCAATAGCGGCGAATTCCTGGGCCAGGCGGGGCTCGACCGCTGCCCGCTGACCGGCGCGAATGGCGGCACGAGGGCCGACCGTTTCTTCGAAGCGAGTGCAACAGCGCCTGTCACGGACATTCCGCGCTTCGTCTACACGAAGGGGGGCGACTATTTCTTTCTGCCGGGGATCGAGGCGCTGAAGGGGATCGCCGAAGGCGAGACCTTCGCGGTTCCGTCCAGCCAGCTTCCCTATGGCGGCTACAGCATGGGCGATGCAGTCACGCCCTCTCTGTACAGCGAGAGCCGTATCAAGACCTATGCACGGACCGTGCTCGCCACGCCAAAGCGCGCGGTGCGCGTCGCGACGCCTGGAAACGGCAGGGTCGTCAGCTTCGTCGGCCGTCATGACGACGTCACCCGAATCCTGAGCAACCGGGTCGCCGGTGACACGGTCGAGTTTTCCGTCCGCGCCTATCACGAGGCGAGCCAGCGGATCACCCGCGGCAGCGACATGCTGATCGGCACCGATGAGACTGGTCCGACCTGTCCGGCGCGGCATCGGCTGAAGCCGATCCTCGACCACGCCTGGAACACGCTCGCGCAGCACTACGGCCAGACCGGTGGGATCGATGCCGCGTTGCGCGACATCGCGCGGGTCAGGCTCGACGCGGCGCTGCGGCGGACGGCGCATGCTCGCCGGATCGATCTGGTCGCCGACATCGCGACTCAGGCGGCCTATGGCGTCGTCACCGATCTGTTCGGCATGCCTGGCCCGTCATGGGTGACCGAGCTCGGTCTCGCACTGCCGTTCGCTCGCCAGCATGTGGGCGACCTGCCTGCCGACTGGCTCGCCGCGTTCAAGGGCGAGCGGACGGCCGATCCGGGACTTACCACCATGCAGGTCTGGACCGCGGTGATGGTGGTCGATCTCATCGGTAACCTCCAGAATCAGGCTACCCTGCACGCGCTGTCACGACAGGCCGGGTCTGAGATGCTGATCCATATCGATGCCCGGCTTGCCGAGGTGCGCAGTCGCCCTGCCGCGGCTGCCGGAACGCTGGTGGGTGCCTTTGTCGCGAACGAAGCGCTCCACGAGGTTCAGGACCTCTACAAGCATGTGCCGGCGGGAGAGGATTGGCGGAAGCTATACTATCAGGACGTCTCGATGATCCTGATCGAGATCCTCGGCTCGACGCTGGCGGTGATTCCGCTGACCTTCGCGTCGGTGATGACCAGCCTGCTCAACTTGCGGATCGCACTCCCGGCACTGCCCCGCCTGGACAATGCCGCGATCGAGGCGTTGATCTACGAGGCTGAGCGGCTCAACCCCAATCTTCCGGTGCGGATGCGCCATTGCGAAGCGGATACCGATTGGTCGCGAGAGCTCGGGATCGCCGCGGGGGACTCGGTCGCCGCGCTGATCGCGGCGGCGAACATGGATCCGAGAAAATTCCCCGATCCGACGCGCTTCTCGCTCAAGGGGGCGGGGGTCGGCGACGCGCCTGCCCGCAAAATCGGGGATTACCTGCTGTTCGGCATTCCCGGCAGCCACAAGGATTGCTGGGGCCGCAATCGGGTCGCGATGCCGGTCCTTCAGGAATGCATTCGTGCATGCAGCCGACTGACCGGTCTTCGCCGCGTCGCCGGGCGGGCGGGGGAGCCCCAGAAGCTTGCCGGGGTCACCATCGGGTTGCTCGCGCGCTTCACGCGGCTGACGTCGTAGCATCGCCGTTGGGCAGGAAAGCCGGGACGGCGACCAGGCCATGGCGGGCGCAGATCGCATCGCGCTCAGCCAGATCCGCCGCGATACGCGGATCGCCGGGAACGCTTTCCTCGAGCAACCGGGCACGAAGGCCGAGTCCGTCAACGATCAGGCATGGGCTGTTTGTGCGGCGCGCGACGTCCAGCGCCTCGGCAAGTTTCTCCAGCCCTTCATCGGTCCTGCCGCTCCGATAGAGCGCCTCCGCATGGCCGATATGGAGATTATACACCTCAAGCTGCCCGGTCCGCTCGTGCAGCCCCAGACGCAGGCACTCCTCGACGATCTCGATCGCTTCCCGCGTCCGGCCGATCCGCGATAGCGCCGCCGCCGAGCGGCCCGCCAGATTGGGCCGGATCGCGTCATAGCCGTTGCGCTCGCTGATCGCGCGCGCAACGGCCAGGCACGCCGCTGATTCCGCGTTACGCCCGAGAAGAAGCAGGTTCCGGCCGAGTGCATTACGTGCGAGTGCTTCCGAATAGGCATCCCGCTCGCGCATCGCGATGGCAAGGGCGCGTTCGGCGAAACCCAGCCCCTCATCCAGCTGTCCGACATCGACCAGGAACCAGCTCATGAATGCCAGTGCCGTGGCGCTCGGGATACCCGCGGCACCGAGGCGCGCGGTTTCCAGCTCGCCGGTCAGCATGTCGCACAGCGCACGCTCCTCGGCGATCGCGCGGTGCACTTCGCCCATGCCGTGCAGGATGTTCGACTGCATGATCTGATTGGAGAAGATCAGCGCCGGCGATTCCAGAATGCGCGCGATGGCGATCCCTTCTTCGGTCGCCCGCAGTCCTTCTTCGTAGCGTCCCTCGAACCAGCAGATCATGCCGAGCTGGGAGAGCGTACTGGAGATCAGCGCCGGGCGGTCGAACCGTCGCACCAGATCCATCACCCGCGGTAGATGCAGATTGACCTTGTCGAACTCGCCGAGCTGCACCATCGAGGCGAAGGCCATCAGGACGAAGTCGGCATATTTCTCCTCGGCGGCGTCGCCGATGCGGCCGATGACCTCCAGTGCGCGATCGAAGATCAGATCGAGCGACGCTGCCGCCGAACTGCGCCGCGCCTCGAGACCGGCCCTCCAGAGATAGTCGAGCGCAGCGATATCGTCGCCCGCACCCTCGGCATGAATGGCGAGTTGTTCGTATCGCCCCGCCAGATCGGAATGGCGGGATAGAAGCGCGCTGACGGCGGCGGCATGAAGCCGTCTGCGCCGATGGCGTCCGATAGTGTTCGCGCATGCTTCGGCAATGATATGGTGGCGCAAATGGGTCGACCGTTGTGACGGCGGGTGGATGAACGCGAAGCGTTCGAGGGCGTCGAGATCGCCTTGCAGCGCTTCCTCCTCGACCCCCATCACTGCGGCGACGAACCCGATATCCACATTCTCGCCAAGCAGGCTCAGCGCCTGTGCAAGCGCCTTGCCGCCGGGTGGAAGCCGCTCCAGCCGGGCATGTATGACGGATTCGACGCTGGGCGGCAGCGCCAGCGGTGGCGTGGCCGGCCGGTTCTCGACCGATCGAACCAGTTCCTCGAGGACGAAGGGTATGCCTTCCGCGCGCGCGACGAAATGTTCGAGCATCGTTTCGGTATCGCGACGCCCCGCCCATAGCCGCCGCCCCAGGCTCGCCATGTCGGCCGCCGGCATCGGTTCGACGACGATGATACTGTCCGCTATCTTGTCGGCATCCGCGCGCGCCTCGGGCCTGCCGGTCATGAGCAGAAACAGCGGCTGTCCGGTCCGCTCGCAGGCGAGGAGCCTTAGGAACAGCCTGCTTTCCGGATCGACATATTGCAGATCCTCGACCAGCAGGATCGCTGGCCGGTCGAGCGCCAGCGCGCAGAAGGCGTTGACGAAGGCTCGCGCGAGCTGGTTCTGGTTCAGCGCCGCGGACTGCTTGCCAAGCTCCGATGAATGAGAGGCAAGGGCGGCTTCAAGCGCCGCGATATCGTCTGTGTCGAGTGAAAGCGCGGCGAGCGTATCGCGCAGATTGCGGCTGGAAGGTTGAAGCGCAGCATCGAGCAGGCTTTCGACAAGGTGACGGGCTGCGGCAAAGGGCGTGGTTCGCCGCTGCGCATCGCCGAAGAAGATCATGTGCCGGATGCCGAGCGCGATTGCGTCCGCGACGGCAGCGAACGCCAGGCGGCTCTTGCCGATGCCCGGTTCGCCCACCAGCGCGATCGAGCGGCTCGGCTGCCCGTTTCGCGGCAGCGCAGCCGCGAGAAGCGCGACTTCGGCGTGGCGGCCGACGATGGGCAGCCGGTAGCGCTGGGCGATGTCGGTTGTCCGCCTGTTCTCCGGCCGCGCTTCGAGCTTGTAGGGAAGCGAACCGATCGTCCGCAGTGCCTCCGTCGCCTCCTCGGGGGCCAGGGCAAGCCGCATGCGGCAAAGCTTCGCCGTCTGCGCGCTCACCAGGATATTGCCGCCTTGCGCGGCCTGTTGCAGCTTGGCGGCAATATTCACCGTCGCGCCGACGGTGTTCAGATGCAAATTGCCGTCGCGATCGACGCGGCGCACGGCGGCGAGGCCTGAATGCACGCCGACGCGAAAGCGGATCGGCTGGCCGCCGGGGCCTAGCCGGCGCTCGGGAACGATCTGGAGATCCCATGCCGCCGCGCAGGCACGATCGGCGTGGTCCTCGAGCGGGGTCGGCCATCCGAAGACCGCGATGCCGCCATCGCCTTCGTAACTCACCAGCTTGCCGCCGCTCCGTTCGACGGTTTCGCGGAAATGCTCGAACCAATGGTCGAAGAGCAGCAGGGCGTCCTCGGGGTCGCAGTCCACGATATGCTGCGTCGAGTTGGCAATATCCGCTGCCAGGATCGTGACTATTCGACGCTCGGGAGCGAGTATTTCCGACGAAGATGGCTCCGGCTGCATGGCATGGACAGCTTACAGGAAAAGCGAGGGATGGCTAAGGGCTGCCGGGGTGCGATGCGGATGGCCGAGCTCGCCAGCGGTCCAGGCTTCGAACTTCGCGCTGGCAGCTGGAACTGCGTACTAGCCGCACCCTTTCAGCGCTGCGCAGTGGCCTCCGCAAGGATCCAGGCACGCAGGCGTTCGAACTGCGGGCGCTCGCGCTGGCCGGCGGGATGGACGAGGTAATAGGCATTCTCGCCGACCACCGCTTCGTCGAAGGGGCACACCAGCGTCCCGGCCTCCAGCTCGGGTTCGACCATGAAGCTTGGCAGCAGCGCCGCGCCAGTGCCTGCGACTGCGGCCTGGGCAAGCATCAGGAAATGCTCGACCACCGGGCCGGGGATCATCTGACCGGCGGGCACGTCCATATGGCGGAACCATTGGCGCCACGCATCGCGCCGAGCGGCTTGAGCGAGCAACGGGAAATGCAGGAGATCGGCTGGGGTGCGCACCGGGTGTTCGCGCAGCAGCGCCGGCGCGATCACCGGGATGGCGCGCTCGCGGAACAGCAGGTCGTGCTGCGCGCCTGGCCAGCTTGGCAGGCCATAATGGATCGCGGCATCAAAGCCCTCATCGGCGAAATCGAATTCATGGCTGCGCGCGGCGAACTCGATCACCAGATCGGGCAGGTCGCGTGTGAGGCGGCCGAGCCTCGGTCCCAGCCAGCGCATGCCGAAGGTAGGCAAGGTCGCGATGCGCAACGTGGTTTCGGCAGGCTCCGCCAGCGCGCGCGCGGTGGCGAGGCGGATCGCCGCGAGCGCCGGCCCGATCGCATCGGCATAGGCGCGGCCTGCTTCGCTGAGTTGCACCCGGCGGCCGTTGCGTTGGAACAGCTGCGTCTGCAGCCAGTCCTCCAGGGTCGCGATCTGACGGCTGACCGCGCCTTGTGTCAGGCCGATCTCGGACGCGGCCCGGGAGAAGCTGCCGTGGCGCGCGGCCGCCATGAAGCTGTGGAGCGCGGCCATTGGCGGCAGCAGGCGGCGGGCATGCTCGTTCATGAGCAATGTGAATATTGGATTGCA
This genomic interval carries:
- a CDS encoding ATP-binding protein, with the translated sequence MQPEPSSSEILAPERRIVTILAADIANSTQHIVDCDPEDALLLFDHWFEHFRETVERSGGKLVSYEGDGGIAVFGWPTPLEDHADRACAAAWDLQIVPERRLGPGGQPIRFRVGVHSGLAAVRRVDRDGNLHLNTVGATVNIAAKLQQAAQGGNILVSAQTAKLCRMRLALAPEEATEALRTIGSLPYKLEARPENRRTTDIAQRYRLPIVGRHAEVALLAAALPRNGQPSRSIALVGEPGIGKSRLAFAAVADAIALGIRHMIFFGDAQRRTTPFAAARHLVESLLDAALQPSSRNLRDTLAALSLDTDDIAALEAALASHSSELGKQSAALNQNQLARAFVNAFCALALDRPAILLVEDLQYVDPESRLFLRLLACERTGQPLFLLMTGRPEARADADKIADSIIVVEPMPAADMASLGRRLWAGRRDTETMLEHFVARAEGIPFVLEELVRSVENRPATPPLALPPSVESVIHARLERLPPGGKALAQALSLLGENVDIGFVAAVMGVEEEALQGDLDALERFAFIHPPSQRSTHLRHHIIAEACANTIGRHRRRRLHAAAVSALLSRHSDLAGRYEQLAIHAEGAGDDIAALDYLWRAGLEARRSSAAASLDLIFDRALEVIGRIGDAAEEKYADFVLMAFASMVQLGEFDKVNLHLPRVMDLVRRFDRPALISSTLSQLGMICWFEGRYEEGLRATEEGIAIARILESPALIFSNQIMQSNILHGMGEVHRAIAEERALCDMLTGELETARLGAAGIPSATALAFMSWFLVDVGQLDEGLGFAERALAIAMRERDAYSEALARNALGRNLLLLGRNAESAACLAVARAISERNGYDAIRPNLAGRSAAALSRIGRTREAIEIVEECLRLGLHERTGQLEVYNLHIGHAEALYRSGRTDEGLEKLAEALDVARRTNSPCLIVDGLGLRARLLEESVPGDPRIAADLAERDAICARHGLVAVPAFLPNGDATTSAA
- the gcvA gene encoding transcriptional regulator GcvA yields the protein MNEHARRLLPPMAALHSFMAAARHGSFSRAASEIGLTQGAVSRQIATLEDWLQTQLFQRNGRRVQLSEAGRAYADAIGPALAAIRLATARALAEPAETTLRIATLPTFGMRWLGPRLGRLTRDLPDLVIEFAARSHEFDFADEGFDAAIHYGLPSWPGAQHDLLFRERAIPVIAPALLREHPVRTPADLLHFPLLAQAARRDAWRQWFRHMDVPAGQMIPGPVVEHFLMLAQAAVAGTGAALLPSFMVEPELEAGTLVCPFDEAVVGENAYYLVHPAGQRERPQFERLRAWILAEATAQR